A single window of Rickettsiella endosymbiont of Dermanyssus gallinae DNA harbors:
- a CDS encoding DnaJ domain-containing protein encodes MHDFYQVLGVSSNTSSQAIKKAYREKALSEHPDKGGDAQKMALLTTAYQTLSDPIRRQQFDKDWYVFNASNESEMVVTPEGYLPTAGTPFSEKFRKQHSEFIKQCYAKPLHKSSVAQYLKPFHSDLYLSKEDKKESNIFALMQQKKTTVSEVKLNFQSLTPEKSINYFLEFLQGHYSWQALQDLTQEFAGKLKQLETLGQQAGYESQLYQGIYEILLVAAKEKPPTEKILYSLKKITDYAKVTADQSMTFMAPLLQSKYFRNLHAQALHLYWLSDEQVLEESFLRAFDGQKAIEKLIEKLKSQVSEKQSSDQSSGNLTHLLRYARLLFKLEQDIQKRRFTTPENRATFYREKAFHLLDWLPAIMGFAEYAVIVNTLLQIGLTLQKAAAQESNPILRMADERLVAQIYLEAVGIAHHATPEVELYACLHSIKCLLSCHYTHSESEQIIEALQHRALWLADLFPFFQATQSNANLLAEEDKNLLLMRQLLHALIDKIDNKKEGVEKIAIDHSYVRVFYQAYEACLKNWYQKNHDPELEKKFRQRLMQELLVSKEWTSDDLDYNLNAPWPLDNLSEEGWTQPEPALPLAKKMNIPTYKTVHGVEINYKTGRMAFILDYCEDSERDYNHLLTWFDLEEMFQRRLGSAVFSLDAADPDMPYHPFNQMRFAPSTLHHSQLLHTMLLTDYLLKFLTVGQEVQRRDPYQLRSLDEITQHLPDYLKKVITDFHASHHEESLNRFWIESEEVDLAIDDGNANKDGTVLFALGDLKMVVKHHKLKRDAEGNLVDKEGEDEGWECYVLTPAQKVELECGKRIISEPALLIIKDSWELIFWENHKATAHCSLEGDTHLLIRLNGRPRDENEKVKIDDSESLRQIHRIVLKAATKANMPHRYSPEFIFAQEFTKYYNEFAIYFPEFGRLRELSKAATLVNIMAAQRATNKEEIQLSENRLQDKKYWTAAEHDYWKETEEEVKKLVRENITEQFQEWRRQLSKEKLTQSRQTSLNDIRRQIGSLTFTKNSPEIVALCDKFYEDTKAKIIAEHGRSGWNSVSHKIRSEAIDSKVPQLILDLQTQKKTECRKQLLELFKNELAGLFFSNPSQLIDKFLEANDKPLLDQLVAYDRNQVAKKIKALYPEHTEESLDGALNHSLLTIDDIVEKETPKALEQHKQQLKKRLGERKVLEKSFVDLGFACDAEEVDLKGTCLWVPASFRHNVEKSHTRTVYGGVHILGIARQISPAQMQILARQTTQAGQRLWQNKVWGDAANRYHSTLMRQQFPDSKYEIRIDRYFKNPVAARYPDVTVLLNGKPIHCSEVKTGSAPINPRQAGADSWINANRCPAELFRYPGCPINLYDYAKYFR; translated from the coding sequence ATGCACGATTTCTATCAAGTTTTAGGCGTCAGTTCGAATACTTCATCGCAAGCCATCAAGAAAGCTTATCGAGAAAAAGCCTTATCTGAACATCCGGATAAGGGCGGTGATGCTCAGAAAATGGCATTACTCACGACGGCGTATCAAACATTGAGTGATCCAATCAGAAGGCAACAATTTGATAAAGATTGGTACGTTTTTAATGCCTCTAATGAGAGTGAAATGGTAGTAACGCCAGAGGGTTATTTACCCACGGCAGGCACCCCTTTTTCGGAAAAGTTTAGAAAACAACATAGTGAGTTTATTAAACAATGCTATGCTAAACCACTTCACAAAAGTTCGGTGGCTCAATATCTAAAACCCTTTCACTCCGATCTGTATCTAAGCAAAGAAGATAAAAAAGAAAGCAATATTTTTGCGTTGATGCAACAAAAAAAGACCACTGTTTCAGAGGTTAAGCTTAATTTTCAATCGTTAACGCCAGAAAAATCGATTAATTATTTTTTAGAATTTTTGCAGGGTCATTATTCTTGGCAAGCACTTCAAGATTTAACCCAAGAATTTGCTGGAAAACTAAAACAACTAGAAACATTAGGACAACAGGCGGGCTATGAATCTCAGTTATATCAGGGTATTTATGAAATTTTATTGGTAGCCGCTAAAGAAAAGCCACCTACCGAAAAAATTCTCTATTCATTAAAGAAAATAACCGATTACGCCAAAGTAACCGCTGATCAGTCGATGACTTTTATGGCGCCGTTATTGCAAAGTAAGTATTTCCGTAACTTACACGCACAAGCTTTACACTTGTATTGGCTATCAGATGAACAAGTATTAGAGGAATCTTTTTTAAGAGCATTCGATGGTCAGAAGGCGATAGAAAAATTAATTGAAAAACTGAAATCGCAAGTCTCTGAAAAGCAATCTTCTGATCAATCCAGTGGAAATCTAACCCATCTGCTGCGATACGCACGTTTATTATTCAAACTAGAACAAGACATACAGAAACGTCGCTTTACCACACCTGAAAATCGTGCCACTTTTTATAGAGAAAAAGCATTTCATCTGCTCGATTGGTTACCCGCCATCATGGGATTTGCAGAATATGCGGTGATTGTTAATACCTTATTACAAATTGGACTCACATTACAAAAAGCGGCTGCACAAGAATCAAATCCCATCCTGCGCATGGCGGATGAAAGACTCGTTGCTCAAATTTATCTCGAAGCCGTCGGTATTGCTCACCATGCAACACCCGAAGTTGAATTGTATGCTTGCCTACACAGCATAAAATGCTTGCTGTCTTGTCATTATACCCATTCCGAATCAGAACAAATAATAGAGGCACTACAACATCGTGCACTTTGGCTAGCCGATTTATTTCCTTTTTTTCAAGCAACGCAATCCAATGCGAATTTACTGGCCGAAGAAGATAAAAATTTGCTCTTAATGCGCCAATTATTACACGCACTAATCGATAAAATTGATAACAAAAAAGAGGGTGTAGAAAAAATTGCGATTGATCACAGTTATGTGCGTGTTTTTTATCAAGCCTATGAAGCCTGTTTAAAAAACTGGTATCAAAAGAATCATGATCCTGAATTAGAAAAAAAATTCCGTCAGCGCTTAATGCAGGAATTATTAGTCAGTAAAGAATGGACCAGCGATGATCTGGATTACAATCTCAATGCACCGTGGCCATTAGATAATTTAAGTGAAGAAGGCTGGACTCAACCTGAACCGGCACTACCCTTAGCTAAAAAAATGAATATTCCTACCTATAAAACGGTACACGGAGTAGAAATCAATTATAAAACTGGAAGAATGGCCTTTATTCTGGATTATTGTGAAGACAGCGAAAGAGATTACAACCATTTATTAACATGGTTTGATCTAGAAGAGATGTTTCAGCGTCGCCTGGGATCTGCTGTGTTCAGCTTAGATGCGGCCGATCCTGACATGCCATATCACCCCTTTAACCAAATGCGATTCGCACCATCGACGCTGCATCACTCACAGCTGCTACATACGATGTTGCTGACGGATTACTTATTAAAATTTTTAACCGTCGGTCAAGAAGTACAGCGCCGTGATCCTTATCAACTCAGATCATTGGACGAAATAACTCAGCATCTTCCTGATTATCTCAAAAAAGTAATCACGGATTTTCATGCCAGTCATCATGAAGAATCACTCAATCGTTTTTGGATTGAATCAGAGGAAGTCGATCTAGCGATTGATGATGGAAATGCTAATAAAGATGGCACGGTATTATTTGCCTTAGGCGACCTCAAAATGGTGGTCAAGCATCACAAACTTAAGCGTGATGCCGAAGGTAATCTGGTTGATAAAGAAGGTGAAGATGAAGGTTGGGAGTGTTACGTATTAACACCCGCACAGAAAGTAGAATTAGAATGTGGAAAGCGAATTATTTCCGAGCCTGCCTTGCTGATCATAAAAGACAGTTGGGAACTTATTTTCTGGGAAAACCATAAGGCAACAGCACATTGTTCCTTAGAAGGTGATACGCACCTTTTAATTCGTTTAAACGGACGGCCACGTGATGAAAACGAAAAAGTTAAAATAGACGATTCAGAATCTTTACGTCAAATCCATAGGATTGTTTTAAAAGCGGCTACTAAAGCAAATATGCCGCATCGTTACTCGCCTGAGTTTATCTTTGCACAAGAATTTACCAAATATTACAACGAGTTTGCTATTTATTTTCCCGAATTTGGACGCTTAAGAGAACTCAGTAAAGCAGCGACCTTAGTCAATATCATGGCGGCTCAACGTGCCACGAATAAAGAAGAAATTCAGTTATCAGAAAACCGCTTGCAAGATAAGAAATATTGGACCGCTGCAGAACATGACTACTGGAAAGAAACGGAAGAGGAAGTTAAAAAACTCGTTAGAGAGAACATAACGGAACAGTTCCAGGAATGGCGTCGTCAACTTTCCAAAGAAAAGCTGACACAATCGCGACAAACCTCACTGAATGACATTAGACGGCAAATAGGCAGTTTAACCTTTACTAAAAACTCCCCTGAAATTGTAGCGCTCTGCGATAAATTTTATGAAGATACCAAAGCAAAAATCATTGCTGAGCATGGGCGTTCGGGTTGGAATAGTGTGTCGCATAAGATCCGATCAGAAGCGATTGACTCTAAAGTACCTCAGCTTATTTTAGATTTACAAACACAAAAAAAGACCGAATGTCGCAAACAATTACTCGAGTTATTTAAAAACGAATTAGCCGGATTATTTTTTTCGAACCCGAGCCAACTCATCGATAAATTTTTAGAAGCTAACGATAAGCCTCTGCTCGATCAGTTGGTTGCTTATGATCGAAATCAAGTCGCTAAGAAGATCAAAGCGCTCTATCCCGAACATACCGAAGAAAGTTTAGATGGAGCACTGAATCATTCTTTACTCACGATAGATGATATTGTTGAAAAAGAAACACCAAAAGCACTAGAGCAACATAAACAACAATTAAAAAAACGATTAGGCGAACGAAAAGTATTAGAAAAATCCTTTGTTGACTTAGGTTTTGCATGCGATGCCGAAGAAGTCGATTTAAAAGGAACTTGTTTATGGGTGCCGGCCAGTTTCCGACATAATGTTGAAAAAAGCCATACGCGAACAGTCTATGGCGGTGTGCATATTTTAGGGATTGCCAGACAGATTAGCCCGGCGCAGATGCAGATTTTAGCCAGACAAACTACCCAAGCAGGGCAGAGATTATGGCAAAATAAGGTATGGGGCGATGCGGCTAACCGTTATCATTCCACTTTAATGCGACAGCAATTTCCGGATTCTAAATATGAAATAAGAATAGATCGGTATTTTAAAAACCCTGTTGCAGCACGTTACCCCGATGTAACTGTTCTTTTAAACGGAAAGCCCATTCATTGTTCTGAAGTGAAAACGGGCTCTGCGCCTATTAACCCTAGGCAGGCAGGAGCAGATAGTTGGATAAACGCAAATAGATGCCCAGCAGAGTTATTTCGCTATCCAGGATGTCCTATTAATTTGTATGACTATGCGAAATACTTTCGTTGA
- a CDS encoding Cro/CI family transcriptional regulator has protein sequence MLLHKNNDKERISIMLINSLRKVIAHFGSATKVAEALGIPQQSVSDWYRGRSEMPLEFALHLVWMMRGEVDWKDLVSFKIAYRLKNLCLSLKEVAVYPCELIHVLTSRIHVSDNLKPLKNKETFLNINRPPCINEDYTLIFGHESFFIYQEKNKKTIPCWKFSLRSLAEGNYITEDLVKTFLISERAAIGIALEKYIGNRQGQRTDLFEIKQNEYFKQKLRLNLDKVRGRTDVFISNSLGFSSKIQYRQVKKILQYGCSELITDVDQSKISISRAANLTKLSHKEQKNKLKIN, from the coding sequence ATGCTTTTACATAAAAATAATGATAAGGAGCGGATATCAATAATGCTCATCAATTCATTAAGAAAAGTAATTGCTCACTTCGGTTCAGCAACAAAGGTTGCGGAAGCTTTAGGAATTCCACAACAAAGTGTTAGTGATTGGTATCGTGGTCGTAGTGAAATGCCTCTGGAATTCGCATTACATTTAGTTTGGATGATGCGCGGGGAAGTGGATTGGAAGGATTTGGTCTCTTTTAAAATTGCTTATCGTTTAAAAAATCTCTGTTTATCGCTTAAAGAAGTGGCGGTTTATCCTTGTGAATTAATTCATGTATTGACTAGTCGTATTCATGTATCCGACAACTTAAAACCTTTAAAAAATAAAGAAACTTTTTTAAATATAAATAGACCACCCTGCATTAATGAAGATTATACACTTATATTTGGTCACGAAAGTTTCTTTATTTACCAAGAAAAAAATAAAAAAACAATCCCTTGTTGGAAATTTTCTCTGCGAAGTTTGGCTGAAGGGAATTATATAACTGAAGATTTAGTAAAGACTTTTTTAATAAGCGAACGTGCAGCAATAGGGATTGCATTAGAAAAATATATTGGAAATCGCCAAGGTCAAAGAACTGATTTATTTGAAATTAAACAAAATGAATATTTTAAACAAAAACTCCGTCTCAATTTAGACAAAGTTAGAGGAAGGACAGATGTTTTTATTTCAAATTCACTTGGATTCAGTTCCAAAATTCAATACAGGCAAGTTAAAAAAATACTTCAATACGGTTGTAGCGAGCTAATTACCGATGTTGATCAGTCAAAAATATCTATATCAAGAGCAGCCAATTTAACAAAATTATCACATAAAGAACAAAAAAATAAATTAAAGATCAATTAA
- a CDS encoding DUF4304 domain-containing protein, with product MYQETFSRFMKLIRPLMKTQGFTSKGNNFYKRHPQGNIGIINFQRNRDGLPKFTINIGIYSLVLAEFFLAKFNQNKVAEYPLLGDYHWDTRVGSLVPKEHPSRQKDEFWQEVGDKWWEYNDKTDVEELFKEISPLILDYGIPAINQHITDEQLIDEWLILAESTKKHAEIEVGELRARVQILRDLSVLLLAYGKKEKFKMIMSEFNKYLQHHPEYTGLKEDYDKLFKEPTFNIKELTSEKRKIYEEESSSSDHKIKKIKP from the coding sequence ATGTATCAAGAAACATTTAGCCGCTTCATGAAATTGATAAGGCCATTAATGAAAACACAAGGATTTACCTCAAAAGGTAATAATTTTTATAAACGACATCCGCAAGGCAATATAGGTATCATCAATTTTCAAAGAAATAGGGATGGGCTTCCTAAGTTTACTATTAATATAGGTATTTATTCATTGGTGTTAGCAGAGTTTTTTTTAGCCAAATTTAATCAAAATAAGGTAGCAGAATATCCTTTGCTTGGAGATTATCATTGGGACACAAGAGTTGGTTCTTTAGTTCCTAAGGAGCACCCTTCTAGACAAAAGGATGAATTTTGGCAGGAAGTTGGTGACAAATGGTGGGAATATAATGATAAAACAGATGTAGAGGAATTATTTAAAGAGATTAGTCCATTAATACTAGATTATGGAATCCCTGCTATTAATCAGCATATTACTGACGAACAATTAATCGATGAGTGGCTTATTTTAGCTGAAAGTACCAAGAAACATGCGGAAATAGAAGTTGGCGAATTACGTGCTAGAGTACAAATATTGAGAGACCTTTCAGTTTTACTGCTAGCTTATGGTAAAAAAGAAAAATTTAAAATGATAATGTCTGAATTTAATAAATACCTACAACACCACCCAGAGTATACTGGTTTAAAAGAGGACTACGATAAACTTTTTAAAGAGCCAACTTTTAATATAAAAGAATTAACTTCAGAGAAGAGGAAAATTTACGAAGAAGAATCATCAAGTTCTGATCATAAAATTAAAAAAATAAAGCCCTAA
- a CDS encoding tetratricopeptide repeat protein produces the protein MFLKKSLIFTLGNHDDLSFGMCFHYGYYNFRKDFTLAKRYYLEAVKKGKEKEAYYHLHKLAEEEKSFIDSFYYGGRNNECGERWKSALEFYEQIVKGNSWSNLVWQIGGNEKASKENYAPAMYRAALLFKEDHLSTPEQSIKKDLATALIWYRKAAIAGSQKALAELIAYSKDYPKAALYLAQMYERGEIASELSINSFIEDYNSAVQYYEKAKALGDPIAACRLHQLKDLKDLESPKHTKILTNSKTQDDLSVSNLWDILTKQLGEMPGINESLEYSNFCEAFGRILTSEERLGFGIFYKELGRKPTSDEILGFDTLHKELGRIPTFDEVIGFDILYKQFGRIPTVHELLGFKKQPVPSKSSAIPKEPNSLKTPKNKTNLPDQKEAIAHKEEQTSSKNSTVPQAPTRSKKPKEQDNLKDQKKPEILKETTSKLNNSVHDAKKEKPVIENKKNPFSFYKKTTDQKAEDKNSVFQLGLQCQSDNKEKAFDYFIKAAQLGHSEALLILERLAHEMNPDKQLQLFNLYRTPPFSDQNKALYWCQQAMQGSDLQGLELSTENIKALFESKQNINLQQLSQILKSSTQQENKGLFNLFK, from the coding sequence TTGTTTTTAAAAAAATCGTTGATTTTCACGCTTGGCAATCATGATGACCTTAGTTTTGGTATGTGCTTTCATTACGGGTACTACAATTTTAGAAAAGACTTCACACTGGCGAAAAGATATTATTTAGAAGCAGTTAAGAAAGGGAAAGAAAAAGAAGCTTACTACCATTTACACAAACTTGCGGAGGAAGAGAAATCTTTTATTGATTCTTTTTATTACGGAGGAAGAAACAACGAATGTGGTGAGAGATGGAAATCAGCATTGGAATTTTATGAACAGATTGTTAAAGGGAATAGCTGGTCTAATTTGGTATGGCAAATAGGTGGCAATGAAAAAGCAAGTAAGGAAAACTATGCACCCGCTATGTATCGAGCGGCATTACTTTTTAAAGAAGATCATTTATCTACACCTGAACAAAGCATTAAAAAAGATTTAGCCACTGCGTTGATATGGTATAGGAAAGCGGCTATTGCGGGTTCCCAAAAAGCTTTAGCTGAATTGATTGCATACAGTAAAGACTACCCAAAAGCGGCATTATATCTTGCTCAAATGTATGAAAGAGGCGAGATTGCTAGTGAACTATCCATCAATTCTTTTATAGAGGACTATAACTCTGCTGTACAGTACTATGAGAAAGCAAAAGCCCTAGGTGATCCTATCGCGGCTTGTCGATTACATCAGCTAAAAGATTTAAAAGACTTAGAGAGCCCAAAGCATACAAAAATCCTTACAAATTCAAAAACTCAGGATGATCTCAGTGTCTCCAATCTCTGGGATATCCTCACTAAACAACTGGGGGAAATGCCTGGGATTAATGAATCACTAGAATATAGCAATTTCTGTGAAGCATTTGGAAGAATACTCACAAGTGAAGAAAGATTAGGATTTGGTATTTTCTATAAAGAGCTTGGAAGAAAACCAACTTCTGACGAAATACTAGGGTTTGACACTTTACATAAAGAACTTGGAAGAATACCAACATTCGACGAAGTCATAGGATTTGACATTTTATATAAGCAATTTGGAAGAATACCAACAGTACATGAGTTATTAGGATTTAAAAAACAACCAGTGCCTTCTAAAAGCTCAGCAATTCCAAAAGAGCCAAATAGTTTAAAAACGCCAAAAAATAAAACAAACCTACCGGATCAGAAAGAAGCAATTGCTCATAAAGAAGAACAAACCTCTTCTAAAAATTCAACCGTTCCCCAAGCGCCAACACGTTCAAAAAAACCAAAAGAACAAGATAATTTAAAAGATCAGAAAAAACCAGAAATATTAAAAGAGACTACTTCAAAGCTAAATAATTCGGTCCATGATGCTAAAAAAGAAAAACCAGTTATAGAGAATAAAAAAAATCCTTTCAGTTTCTATAAAAAGACAACCGATCAAAAAGCTGAGGACAAGAACTCAGTATTTCAGTTAGGCTTGCAGTGTCAATCTGATAATAAAGAAAAAGCATTTGATTATTTCATAAAAGCAGCGCAGTTGGGACATTCAGAGGCACTGCTCATCTTAGAGCGATTAGCGCATGAAATGAATCCGGATAAACAACTACAGCTATTTAATCTTTATCGAACCCCACCGTTTAGTGATCAAAATAAGGCTTTATACTGGTGCCAACAAGCCATGCAAGGTAGTGACTTACAAGGCTTAGAATTAAGCACAGAAAATATTAAAGCATTGTTTGAATCTAAACAGAATATCAATCTTCAGCAGCTCTCACAGATTCTTAAATCGTCTACGCAACAAGAAAATAAAGGTTTATTTAATTTATTCAAGTAA
- a CDS encoding DUF6475 domain-containing protein → MTDDDKKEFLEWLTLLAESFNRKVSTLLVETYWQCLCPYPLAQVKTAILDTLRNPDRELWRMPIAAELIALIQGDSRQFAQNAWMQVIHAIRTIGRYNSVVFDNTITHCVIRDMGGWIYLCQQSEKTLSFLRKDFIKRYRKYHANPSIHHPCTLIGSLEHDNAARGFSHSKPDPKLVGDPKLALAVYKSGSKPLESSFQLPLSKAIQQFDPEK, encoded by the coding sequence ATGACCGACGACGATAAAAAAGAATTTTTAGAATGGCTAACCCTGTTGGCAGAATCTTTTAACAGAAAAGTGTCTACTTTATTGGTAGAAACGTACTGGCAGTGTCTCTGTCCTTATCCTTTAGCCCAAGTGAAAACTGCTATCTTAGATACACTGAGAAATCCTGATCGCGAATTATGGCGCATGCCCATAGCGGCTGAACTAATCGCCTTGATCCAAGGTGATAGCCGACAGTTTGCACAGAATGCATGGATGCAAGTTATCCATGCGATACGAACCATCGGTCGTTATAACAGTGTGGTATTTGATAATACCATCACACATTGCGTGATACGTGATATGGGTGGGTGGATTTACTTATGCCAGCAATCTGAAAAGACTTTATCATTTTTACGCAAAGATTTTATAAAACGTTACCGAAAGTATCATGCTAATCCAAGTATTCATCATCCCTGCACGCTCATAGGCAGTTTAGAACACGATAACGCGGCTAGAGGGTTCTCCCACAGTAAACCTGATCCAAAATTGGTAGGTGATCCTAAACTTGCTTTAGCAGTTTACAAATCCGGTAGTAAACCGTTGGAGTCAAGTTTTCAATTACCTCTTTCAAAAGCTATTCAACAATTTGATCCCGAAAAATAA
- a CDS encoding tyrosine-type recombinase/integrase — protein sequence MGRKRTSGLLNRKGIWHIDKKILGQRICESTGSDSLEEAEIYLAKRIEEIRQVKIYGVRLQRTFREAATRYLLENQHKSSIIEAGYLIKHLDRFIGNLSLENIHKGTLQAYIDSREKDGVKKTTINQGLEIVRRILNRAAGDWVDENGVTWLATAPKIKLLIETDKRNPFPLNWNEQSRLFAELPLHLQRMALFAVNTGCRDKEICRLQWDWEVKVPELNTSVFIIPGEKVKNRQDRLVVLNQVASQVIREVRGMHPTYVFAYKGHCITRMLNSAWLKARVRAGLSRVRVHDLKHTFGRRLRAAGVSFEDRQDLLGHKSGRITTHYSQVELISLIQAANKVCREENRKPILTVLRRVA from the coding sequence ATGGGGCGAAAAAGAACGTCGGGTCTCCTTAACCGCAAAGGTATCTGGCACATCGACAAAAAAATACTCGGACAGCGCATTTGCGAAAGTACTGGATCAGATTCTCTCGAAGAAGCCGAAATCTACCTCGCAAAACGTATCGAAGAGATAAGGCAAGTTAAAATTTATGGTGTTAGATTACAACGAACTTTTAGGGAAGCAGCAACTCGCTACTTACTGGAAAATCAGCATAAATCTAGCATTATAGAAGCGGGTTACTTAATTAAACATTTGGATAGATTTATAGGAAATTTGTCCTTGGAAAATATCCATAAAGGCACTTTACAAGCGTATATCGATTCAAGAGAAAAGGATGGGGTAAAAAAGACAACTATCAATCAGGGATTAGAGATAGTTCGTCGTATTTTAAATCGGGCAGCCGGAGATTGGGTTGATGAAAATGGAGTTACTTGGCTTGCTACAGCGCCTAAAATCAAATTGCTAATCGAAACAGATAAACGTAACCCGTTTCCATTAAATTGGAATGAACAGAGCAGGTTATTTGCTGAGTTGCCACTTCACTTACAGAGAATGGCGCTCTTTGCAGTTAATACAGGCTGTCGGGATAAAGAAATTTGTCGTTTACAATGGGATTGGGAAGTAAAAGTACCGGAATTAAATACTAGTGTTTTTATTATTCCAGGAGAAAAAGTAAAAAATCGACAAGATCGCTTGGTAGTGTTAAATCAAGTAGCTAGTCAAGTGATTCGGGAAGTAAGGGGAATGCACCCAACCTATGTGTTTGCCTATAAAGGGCACTGTATAACTCGGATGTTAAATTCCGCTTGGCTTAAAGCGCGTGTACGAGCAGGTTTATCTCGTGTAAGAGTACATGATCTAAAGCATACTTTCGGACGAAGATTACGTGCGGCTGGAGTAAGTTTTGAAGATAGGCAGGATTTGTTGGGGCACAAAAGTGGGCGTATTACTACTCATTATTCCCAAGTCGAGTTAATTAGTTTAATTCAAGCGGCTAATAAAGTTTGTAGAGAAGAAAATCGAAAGCCGATACTAACGGTATTAAGAAGGGTAGCTTAA
- a CDS encoding type IV secretory system conjugative DNA transfer family protein, which yields MQDSGFLEHPREIIQWLLIALCCLWQSLVALLGLLLFLILIRVFRYSVWLILLVGIVLALASSFFIEWQSHFSLSFFELMHACFEQNLTFWKIVFSRGFSAALRFIYQQGIDYALGFPFLFAGLFGMTEWIPNSTHEWELKAIQRGMESSSKQHTLNWKKYFLKPNKQVQEGTLLGFSDAQEAIVVPDSAINQMLLVLGTTGGGKTVTLRRFYQRAVQQAYPLIIIDGKPTEENVAWLQKKSQEHRRTFYGFNCADNHHYDPLAHGGYTELKDKLISLKDQWENDYYRSIAEDYLQTTFEVLLHLNKPFDLKTVVNCLDFRELALKTRGITNETLKSRVLRLQQYDAKDITGLQAHLNLLIHSELGAFFEKTDNTFNLEEIIQTNSVVYFALPALRFPSFAKVLGKLIINDIKAVIDRLETKQRIFTVFDEFSVFAGEQVLNLVNMGRGKGIHAIFGTQGLADLKRVDDNFGNQLLNCVNTLICHRLNDHESAESVASWVGTEDGFDVTAQISEDNSTGMGSVKRNKSFIIHPDSIKQELQSGEAFYISKVNKFQHKKVKIIFTK from the coding sequence ATGCAGGATAGTGGTTTCCTGGAGCATCCACGCGAAATTATTCAATGGTTATTAATTGCGCTTTGTTGTTTATGGCAAAGCTTAGTAGCTTTGCTTGGTCTTTTACTTTTTCTTATCTTAATCCGAGTATTTCGTTATTCCGTTTGGTTGATACTTTTAGTGGGTATAGTGTTGGCACTCGCCAGTAGTTTCTTCATCGAATGGCAATCACATTTTAGCTTATCATTTTTTGAATTGATGCACGCCTGCTTTGAGCAAAATCTGACATTTTGGAAAATAGTGTTTAGTCGCGGTTTTAGCGCGGCATTAAGGTTTATTTATCAACAGGGAATTGATTATGCGCTTGGCTTTCCCTTCCTGTTTGCGGGCTTATTTGGCATGACAGAATGGATTCCGAACTCTACACACGAATGGGAATTGAAGGCCATTCAAAGGGGCATGGAATCCTCATCGAAGCAGCATACGTTAAATTGGAAAAAATATTTTCTTAAACCGAACAAACAAGTCCAAGAAGGAACGCTTTTAGGCTTCTCTGACGCGCAAGAAGCGATTGTTGTACCTGACAGCGCTATCAATCAGATGCTCTTGGTATTGGGCACCACAGGCGGTGGTAAAACGGTTACTTTGCGACGCTTTTATCAACGCGCTGTGCAACAAGCGTATCCCTTGATTATTATCGATGGTAAACCCACCGAAGAAAATGTCGCCTGGCTACAGAAAAAATCACAGGAGCACAGACGTACTTTCTATGGCTTTAACTGCGCAGACAATCACCACTATGATCCCTTAGCGCACGGCGGTTATACTGAGCTTAAAGATAAATTAATCAGCCTTAAAGATCAGTGGGAAAACGATTATTACCGTTCGATTGCTGAAGATTACTTACAAACTACGTTTGAAGTGCTGTTACATTTGAACAAACCCTTTGATTTAAAAACCGTTGTTAATTGTTTAGATTTTCGAGAGTTGGCGCTTAAAACGCGCGGCATCACCAATGAAACACTTAAAAGCCGTGTACTCCGTTTACAACAGTATGATGCGAAAGATATTACGGGATTACAGGCGCATTTGAATTTATTAATCCATTCTGAACTCGGTGCTTTTTTTGAAAAAACGGATAATACCTTTAATTTAGAAGAAATCATTCAAACCAACAGCGTAGTGTATTTTGCCCTACCCGCCTTACGTTTTCCCAGCTTTGCGAAGGTTCTAGGTAAATTAATCATCAATGATATCAAAGCAGTCATTGATCGCTTAGAAACCAAGCAGCGTATTTTTACGGTATTTGACGAGTTCTCTGTCTTTGCCGGCGAACAAGTGTTAAACCTCGTGAATATGGGACGTGGCAAAGGCATTCACGCTATTTTTGGTACCCAGGGTTTAGCCGATTTAAAACGTGTCGATGATAATTTTGGTAATCAACTATTAAATTGTGTGAATACGTTAATTTGTCATCGATTGAATGATCATGAAAGTGCGGAGAGTGTTGCGAGCTGGGTTGGCACCGAAGATGGATTTGACGTTACTGCTCAGATTAGCGAGGACAATTCAACCGGAATGGGTAGTGTAAAGCGTAATAAATCCTTCATTATTCACCCTGATTCCATTAAACAAGAATTACAATCTGGCGAAGCGTTTTACATTAGTAAAGTGAACAAATTTCAACATAAAAAAGTAAAGATTATTTTTACAAAATAA